GAAAAGCATAATCTCTGAGAAACTAGGTGTGGAAGAAGATGAAATCGCCATGGATTCCGATCTTACCGAGGATCTCGGAGCCGATTCCCTTGATCTGGTCGACCTGGTTATGGCATTTGAAGACGAGTTTGATTTCAAGGTTGAGGATGAACAGATCGAGAGTATCTCTACTGTTGGAGACATTGTGGAGAGTATCAACAAAGGTCTGGGCGTTGAGGACTGAGGTTTGTAAGGGGGCTTGAAGCCCCCTTAAAATTTTGTGGAGTGATTTCTATCGACAGAGAATTGAAAGTTGTGAAAGAGAATTTCTATGAGAGGCTTGATAGATTCTTGAGAAGAGAACTCTCGGATCTCAAGCTTTCATCGATTTACAAGCTTCTGAGAAAGGGAAACGTCAGAGTAAATGGAGAGAGAGTGAAAGACGGTTCCTCAAGACTGGAGATTGGAGATGTGGTTCAGGTAGTCTTTTCAGGAGATCCTTCAAGACTCAAGCGTCTTGAAGAATCGCGCGAACTTACGCCTCACGAAATTCCCCTTGTTA
This region of Mesotoga infera genomic DNA includes:
- the acpP gene encoding acyl carrier protein, which translates into the protein MTADEVFDRVKSIISEKLGVEEDEIAMDSDLTEDLGADSLDLVDLVMAFEDEFDFKVEDEQIESISTVGDIVESINKGLGVED